The region ATTAATAGAGTGGAAAGAAAACGTATTACTAAGTTAAATATCTCTATCTTGGTAAAGTAGAGCGGATAATAACCATCCCTATGAAGAAAATAATTTTCGAATAAGAATGTAAGAGTAAAGGCTAGGATAACTACCTTTTTTGACTTAGCGTTTAATGCAATGATTGCTGCTGGAAATAAGTAGAGCAAAACAAATCGGTAATCATCGGGCGAGAGGATATCGAGAAATAGAATTAAAAAAAGCAAACCAAACCCCAATAGGACTGCTACCTTCGGCTTAACAATAAAAGGGGCAACGTTATCGTTATATTGGTTCATTCCCGATCAACCCAGGTAATCGTGTTAGCAGCTACAGGCGTAGGTCGATAAACGTAGGTAGCGCGTGGCGACACCATAAAACCGTTAAGGTCATAAAGATAGGACCGCTTTCGCGCAAGAAACTTATGCTGCACTAACTTTCCCAAATCGCGATTGAGCTGCGGGCACTTCGGATAGTTATTTAATCGATACATGACTTTTGCACCCGTAGCTTTTGAGTACTCAGTAATCAAATCGGGATTGCACTCCTCCAGCCAAGACGGTTGATGTCTCAATCTATTTAATAGCCAGCGATAGCGATATTTTGAAAGCATTCCGCATATTATCTCTAAAGCTAATAACCTTAATACTTATCATTTATAAATAATGTAATCTATTTTGGTGCATTTCCCTAGAAAGGCAATAACACCCTTTTAGAAATAAATGACCTAAATTCACCGCTAATGGGGTCTTTAAAGGCGATTTCCTTCGCCAAAAGCTGCAATGGTTTGGAAAAATCCAGGTCGTACTCCTGATAAGGGGTCAGGACTGGGTAAATTTGATCATGTTTAATTGGCGCCCCCAAAGCATTAAGGTGGCAGCGCAATTGATGCTTTTTGCCGCTTCCAGGGCCGAGGCAATAGCGGGCCCAGGGTTCAGATGCCTCCAGTAGCTCAATATAGGTATCAGCATTGGCCTCGCCCTCCACTTCTTGCATCTGTAGAAAGTGCTCCGACTCTTCTAGACGACTACGGTAAGTCAGTGGCAGCTTGTTTGCGAGCTCTTTTGAGTAAGGTGCAATTGCCTCATACACCTTGGTAACGGTACGATCACGAAATAAATTTTGATAATTGGCTCGCTCATATGGGTTAATCGAAAAAATTACTAGGCCGGCAGTATCTCGATCAATTCGATGAATTGGGCTTAATGTTTGAATACCAGTTTTTTTCTTCAAGCGATTTAGTAAAGTTTGATGCAAGTAAAGACCACTTGGGGTGACTGGCAGAAAATGGGGCTTATCTGCCACAAGAATATGCTCATCCTGATAAAGAATCTCTTCTTCAAATGGAATCTCTGGCTCTCTTGCTAAACGCCTGAAATAAATGAGGTGAGTGTTAGGTCGATAAGCATCACTTGATAGTAATGGCTGATCATCTAGCGTTTTGATCAAGCCCTCATCGAAGCGTGCGGTCCACTCACTTGGGTCTATATGGGGAAATTGACTTGTAAAAAATTCAAGTAAATTCGCATAAGTCTGGTCAGCCGGCAGATAAACCCGCGATGCAGAGACCCCCTCCGAATTGACTTTCATACAGCCCCATATGATTGATTGGTGCTGTTGATTTTAAGTGATCTCGCTTATGCAGCGATCAAGATGTCGCCTAACTCCATCTTTTCCCACCAAATGAATGGTAAGAGATAAACAGGCTCACCCACATCCTGAAGAATCTCAAGAGCACCATCATTCGTCTTATTAGCCTCGTACTTTCCTGGGTTCAGGGGAAAACAACCTTTATCAGTGCCATCATTGCGACGCATTCTGGCGATGATATTGCGAGTGACATAGACGTACATAATGCCTCCTGTGATCTAAAGAGCCGACTGAATATGATTACGAACTACGGGATAAATCTGGGTATCCCAGCGTTTGCCATTAAATACACCATAGTGACCTACGCCGGCCTGCAAATGATGGGATTTCATATAACCAGGGAGACCACTGCAAAGATCTTGTGCAGCCAGGGTTTGGCCAATACCGCAAATGTCATCCCGCTCCCCCTCTACAGTGAGCAAGAAAGTTTTCTTGATCAATTTAGGATTCACTAAACGACCTTGATAGGTTAATTTTCCTACTGCGAGATCACGATCCATGAATACCTTTTGAATCGTTTCAAGATAAAACGGCCCTGACAAATCCATAATGGCAAAGTACTCTTCATAAAAATCATGAATGACATCTGCTTTTTCAGTTTCACCGTTAATACGATATTCATAGAGCTTTTTAAATGAATCCGCATGCCTCTCGGGATTCATACTCATGAATGCCATTAATTGCAAAAATCCTGGGTAGACCTTACGCCCAGTACCATTAAATTGCCGTGGAATCACACCTATCAACTTTTCTTCAAACCAGGATATCGGTTTACTTGTAGCCAACTCATTCACTTTGGTAGGGCTTTGACTAACATCGACGGGCCCTGCCATCAGAATCAGACTAGCTGGAGCATAGGGGCTTTTATCCTCGGACATAATCGCCGTTGCCGCTAAGCAAGCAACCGTGGGCTGACAGACCGCCATCAAATGGGTTTGGGGTCCAATCACTTGTAAAAAGTTAATGATGTGCTCAACATAAGAATCAAAATCAAACTCACCACAACTCAATGGAATGTCTCGGATATTGAGCCAGTCTGTTACATACACATCATGATCGCGCAGCAAGGTCTTAATGGTACCTGCTAATAAAGTTGCAAAGTGACCAGACATGGGGGCAACAAGCAAAATTTTTGGTTGACCTTCTACGCCGGACTTAGAAAATCGTACAAGATTGCAAAAATGGGTTGAATAGATAAGGTCTTCAGATACCGCTTGCTCTACCCCAAACGAATCCAAGACAGAATGAATTTTAAAATCTGGTCGAGTATGCGTAAAACCCAGCAATGAAATTTGCTCATAATGAGCAGCCAACCGTTGCATGGGATTTAGGGCGAAATTTCCAAACCAATTATTGGAGACTCGCTCTGACGCCCTAGCAAAAAGACGAACTGGGTTATGCAAATTGGCAAATGTTTGGTATGCCTTGTACATCATCTATGTGCACCGCTTTCTATATGACGTAATGCGCGCTCAGTAGTCTTTAGTGTCGGATCAAAGACCCGACTCAAAGACACATCATTCGCGATAATGGCAGCTGTTTGTGCTGCGCGTGCAGAAACGATTGATAAATTAACAAATCCTGCGACGTTGAATGTCTTCAAAAGATCAAGATCACCATCATTTGATGTAAGCTCCCCTGACTCAATCTTCTGATACAGGGCGCGGTAATACTCTCGTAAACCATCAAGCTCTTCGGCAAGCATCATGATGCGCTGAAATAGCACAGTGAAATCAGACGCAAGTGGATTAGTCTTGATTACTTCCATGGAGTAACTCCAGGAACTTCTGCTGGGCCGACTGATACGGGCACACTTCCAAAGTCAGCAGGGCCAACGATTTCTAAGTACTCCATATCTGGCGAGTAATCAAATAGGTAATGGGTAATACCCGGCATCTGATGCACTACATCGCCGGCCTCTACCAATGTAACCTTATCTTCGTACATGAATTTCGCCCAACCTTTATTCATGATGACGATTTGAAAATCGGCCACATGGTAATGCCAACCGGTTCCATCAACTGGGGGCTTGTTTGCCTTTACCAGATGAGCAATTACCTTGCCATTAGTGGCCTTAGCGACGCCAAGATCACGATATAAAAAGAAATCCCTCAAGCCGCCAGGTAGAAACTGTGTATCTGCTGGTTTTATATGAGAAAAATGGGTATCACTTTTAAGCTTTTCTGGTGCATTCATGATTAAAACTCCACTTCAAGTTCTTCAATGTCATCGGGTTCTTCAAGGGCGCCCATCACCCACTCCTTCATCTCTGGCATTGCCATGATGTGTTCGCAATAACGCGCGCTCGCAGCATCTAGCTCTACGTGATAAGTCAGGAATCTGGTAACGACTGGTGCAAACATGGCATCAGCCAAAGTGGGCTCTTTCCCAAATAAGAAAGGACCACCGTATGTGGAGAGGCAATCTTGCCAAATCACCAAAATTCGATTGATGTCAATTTGGGCTTTTGACCAAACCTTAAAGGAGGCAAATTTGCCTTTAATATTCATCGGCAAAGATGCTCTCAACGCTGAAAATCCTGAATGCATTTCTCCACAGATGGATCGGCAATGCGCTCTAGCCGCTGGATCTTTAGGAAGCAAATGGGCTTTGGGATTTAATTCATTGAGATATTCACCAATAGCCATGGTGTCCCAGACCTTACAACCATCATGGTCGAGTCTAGGCACCAAAATTGACGGTGAAAGTAACAATAGTTCTGCTCTGTTATCAACATCATCCGGATGAACAGCAATTTCTTGAAAAGGCAGTCCGGATAATTTCAAGATTAGCCAACCACGCAAAGACCATGAAGAGTAATTTTTGCTACTAATCGTCAAGGTGGTGTTCTTAGACATATTCGCTTTCAAAAGGGGTGCAACTACAACTTATTCCCTTTGAATCAGGCTAAATCCCTGATATGCCCTGTTTTTGACGTGTTTTACCCATTATTGGGCGTAATGGCCTTTTTAAGCACTACTCTTGTGCGCCGCAATAAGGTGCATAAGCCACTTAGCCATAGACTAGATTCATGTCTATACACGCCGCCCTACACCACGTTACCGAATATGACTATGACCGCTTGGTCGAGCTTGGCCCGCAAGTAGTGCGCTTGCGACCCGCCCCCCATTGCCGCAGTCACATTCTTTCTTATTCCTTAAAGATTGAGCCGGAAGGCCATTTTGTTAATTGGCAACAAGACCCATACGCCAACTATCAAGCCCGTTTAGTTTTTCCCGAAAAGACTAAGAAATTTAAAGTAACCGTTGATCTGGTTACCGAGATGGCGGTATACAACCCATTTGATTTCTTTTTAGAGCCAGATGCGGAGAACTACCCCTTCACTTACAACTCTGAACTTAAAAAAGAATTACGACCTTATTTGGGAAGAATGCGCAATGCGACTTTGAATAAGTATTTCAAGGGAGTTGATCGCAGCGAGCGGCGCACGATTGATTTTTTAGTGGCTCTTAATCAAAAAGTTCATCAAGATATTAACTACACCATTCGCATGGAACCCGGGGTTCAGACTCCAGATGAGACCTTAGATTTAGCGAGTGGATCTTGTCGAGATTCAGCCTGGCTAATGGTGAACTTATTACGCTTGAGCGGTTTGGCAGCGCGCTTTGTTTCCGGTTACCTTATTCAATTAAAGCCTGATGTCAAAGCCCTTGATGGGCCTAGTGGTACTGAAGTTGACTTTACTGACTTGCATGCGTGGTGTGAAGTCTACTTACCAGGTGCAGGCTGGATCGGCTTAGATCCGACCTCAGGTCTCTTTGCTGGTGAGGGTCATATTCCGGTAGCTTGTACTCCCGAGCCTTCTGGAGCAGCCCCAATTGAGGGTGGCGTAGATCCATGTGAAGTGGAATTTAAGCACACGATGGAAGTGACTCGTATTTATGAATCACCTCGTGTTACTAAGCCTTACACAGAAGATCAATGGCAAGCCATTGTAGATCTTGGGTATAAGGTAGATAAGCAATTAGAAGCAGGCGATGTGCGTTTAACGATGGGTGGTGAGCCTACCTTTGTTTCCGTCAATGGTCGTGATGAACGTGAGTGGAACTTGGATGCACTTGGACCCACTAAGCGGGGATATGCAACGGAACTAGTAGAACGTCTACGCAAAGAATATGGCGATGGCGGTTTCTTACATTTCGGCCAAGGAAAATGGTATCCAGGTGAACAACTTCCTCGCTGGGCTCTTTCGATTTATTGGAGGGCTGACGGACATCCCATTTGGAAAAACCCTAAATTATTTGCTGATGAGCGCGACCCCATCATGTACACCAGCAAAGATGCAGAGAAGTTTGTACATACCCTCTCTAAAAATTTAGGCCTATCAGATCAATTTATTGAGCCTGCCTACGAGGATGTGTTTTATTACCTATGGCGAGAATCAAAATTACCCGTAAACGTAGATCCTTTTAAATCGAATTTAGATGATGAAATGGAGCGCACTCGCTTGAAGCGGGTCTTTACGCAAAAACTGGATTCTGTGATTGGTTATGTATTGCCAATTGAGGCCGATAAGGGTCAAAGTTACTTTGACACCACTTGGAAAACAGGAGCTTGGCTGTATCGCGAAGATCGACTGTATCTATTGCCTGGCGACTCTCCGATGGGCTACCGCCTGCCCCTAGATTCATTGCCCTGGACTAACAAAGCTGACTATCCCTACATGATTGAGCAAGATCCTTTTGCTCCAAGACCGCCGTTACAGGCAGTTGCACCCGTAGTTCATCAACAACCAGGCGTCACTAGAGCTGGCACCAGCAAGAATCCTGGCGTTGGGAAGACTATTTGGAGTCAATCACAAGAAGTTCGCCATCCACAGCGACAAGAATCCGCAGCATGGATTACGAGAACAGCATTGTGTGTTGAGACCCGTGACCCTATGCGCTCCAATGGGCCTGATGCTGAAAACAAACATGGCGGTAAAAACGGTGCGCTCTACGTATTCATGCCCCCATTGGCGCGCATCGAAGACTACCTCAACTTATTAGAGGCAATCGAAGCTACCGCTGAAGAATTGCAATTCCAAATTGTGATTGAAGGTTACCCTCCTCCACGAGATCCACGTCTCAAATTATTACAAGTCACACCAGATCCGGGTGTGATTGAAGTCAATATTCATCCAGCACACAATTGGGATGAATTGGTTTCCCATACCGAATTTTTATATCAGGCAGCCTTTGAATCGCGCTTATCTGCCGAGAAATTTATGACAGATGGAAGGCATACCGGAACCGGTGGTGGCAATCACTTTGTGATGGGTGGTGCAACCCCAATAGATAGTCCTTTTTTACGTAAGCCTGAACTCTTAGCCAGTTTGATTTTGTACTGGCATAACCACCCTAGCTTGAGCTACCTCTTTAGCGGCATGTTTATTGGCCCTACAAGCCAGGCTCCACGCGTTGATGAGGCTCGTAATGACCAACTCTATGAACTCGAGATTGCATTAAAAGAAATTCAGGAGAATCGCAAAAAGTATGGCCAAAGTATGCCGCCATGGCTAGTTGATCGTACTTTACGCAACATCTTGATTGATGTGACCGGAAATACGCATCGCAGTGAATTCTGTATCGATAAGATGTATTCGCCCGATAGTCAAACCGGGCGATTGGGTTTGCTTGAACTGCGTGCATTTGAAATGCCTCCGCATGCACATATGAGTATTGTTCAGCAACTTCTCATTCGGGCTTTAATTGCACGCTTCTGGGATGAACCCTATGTTGCTCCGGCAACTCGTTGGGGAACCGAACTCCATGATCGCTGTCTATTACCAACATTTATCAAGATGGACTTTGATGATGTGATTGAAGAAATGCAGATGCATGGCTATGACTTCAAGCCTGAATGGTTTGCTCCGCACTTAGAATTCCGCTTTCCATTGATCGGCAAAATACAAACCATGGGTACAGAAATTACCCTACGTAATGGACTTGAGCCGTGGCACGTGATGGGCGAAGAAAATTCAGCAGGTGGAACTGCCCGCTATGTAGACTCTTCCATTGAGCGGATTGAAGTGCGGGTTACTGGACTCAATCAAAGTCGCTATACCGTGACCTGTAATGGTGAAGCTTTACCACTACAACCTACTGGGGTAGCCGGCGAATATGTCGCTGGAGTTCGTTACAAAGCCTGGAATCCACCTTCCAGTCTCCACCCTAGTATTGGAGTCCACGTGCCTTTGACGTTTGATGTCATTGATACTTGGATGAAGCGTTCAGTTGGAGGCTGCCAGTACCATGTAGCTCACCCGGGCGGACTGAATTACGATACCTTCCCAGTCAACGCCTATGAGGCTGAAAGTAGACGTCTATCGCGCTTCTTCAGGATGGGTCATACACCTGGAAAAGTTGAAGGGGTGCAGGCCAACATTGACCTTCCAGCTAGCCGTGAATTTCCATTCACACTAGATATGCGTCGATGAGACAATAGCTTGTGGACGCATCTCAAGCCAGCCCTTTGAAATCTATAACCAACCCCTCTCTTGTGGATGAGATCACTCGCCTAGCACCTAAGGCGAGTGAGGGGCATTTCGACGAGTTGCGCGGGAATGGCTCAGAGCTATTGCCACATTGGAAAACATTTTTTGATCAACTGGAACCTTCTGGACTCTCTGACTTAGATCAGCGCACTTTAGAGCTTGATCGTCAGGTCAGAGAAAACGGCATTACTTATAACGTCTATGCCGATGAGTTTGGCCCACAACGCCCGTGGTCTGTGGATTTATTTCCCCTCATCATTAATACTGAGTCTTGGCAAGAAATTCAATCAGGGGTTTTGCAACGTGCTCGTTTATTAGAAGCCATAGTCCAGGATATTTACGGCCCTCAAACACTTCTGAAAGAAGGTTATATTCCACCTGCATTGGTTTATGGGCATCCAGGCTACCTAAGATCAATGCATGGCGCCAAACTCAATAATCGCAAACATCTGCACATCATTGCCTTTGATTTAGCTAGAGCCCCCAATGGGAAGTGGTCTGTGCTATCGCAACGTACTCAAGCACCATCGGGCCTTGGATACTTATTGGAAAACCGTAATCTCATTGCGCGCCAATTTCCAGCAGCCTATGAAGCGATGCAAATTACTCCACTGGCAAATGCCTACCGCGATTTAATTGATGCCCTAAAGCTTGAAAGCCCAGCAGGTTCAAATGCGCACATTGCCCTACTGACTCCTGGTCCTTATAACGAAACCTATTTTGAACATGCCTATCTGGCACGCTACTTAGGCTTAACTCTAGTTGAGGGCGGTGATTTAACTGTCCGTGACCAGCGCCTTTATTTAAAAACTGTACGTGGATTAGAGCCAGTAGATATCCTACTCAAGCGTCTAGATGATGAATTCTTAGACCCGCTAGAGTTACGCTCAGATTCGACTTTGGGGGTGCCTGGCTTGATGCAAGTCATTCGCGCAGGCAATGTCATTCTTGCTAACGCCCCTGGATCAGCCTTCTTGGAATCCCCTGCTTTGCTGGGATTTTTACCAGCTATTAGCGAACACTTGCTTGGGGAAGAAATTCAATTACCAGCAATGGATACTTGGTGGTGCGGAGAAAGAGCAGCTCTTGAAGCTGCCATTCCCAATCTCGGCCACAGCGCTATT is a window of Polynucleobacter asymbioticus QLW-P1DMWA-1 DNA encoding:
- a CDS encoding glutathione S-transferase family protein, which translates into the protein MSKNTTLTISSKNYSSWSLRGWLILKLSGLPFQEIAVHPDDVDNRAELLLLSPSILVPRLDHDGCKVWDTMAIGEYLNELNPKAHLLPKDPAARAHCRSICGEMHSGFSALRASLPMNIKGKFASFKVWSKAQIDINRILVIWQDCLSTYGGPFLFGKEPTLADAMFAPVVTRFLTYHVELDAASARYCEHIMAMPEMKEWVMGALEEPDDIEELEVEF
- a CDS encoding pseudouridine synthase, which codes for MKVNSEGVSASRVYLPADQTYANLLEFFTSQFPHIDPSEWTARFDEGLIKTLDDQPLLSSDAYRPNTHLIYFRRLAREPEIPFEEEILYQDEHILVADKPHFLPVTPSGLYLHQTLLNRLKKKTGIQTLSPIHRIDRDTAGLVIFSINPYERANYQNLFRDRTVTKVYEAIAPYSKELANKLPLTYRSRLEESEHFLQMQEVEGEANADTYIELLEASEPWARYCLGPGSGKKHQLRCHLNALGAPIKHDQIYPVLTPYQEYDLDFSKPLQLLAKEIAFKDPISGEFRSFISKRVLLPF
- a CDS encoding polyhydroxyalkanoate depolymerase, producing the protein MMYKAYQTFANLHNPVRLFARASERVSNNWFGNFALNPMQRLAAHYEQISLLGFTHTRPDFKIHSVLDSFGVEQAVSEDLIYSTHFCNLVRFSKSGVEGQPKILLVAPMSGHFATLLAGTIKTLLRDHDVYVTDWLNIRDIPLSCGEFDFDSYVEHIINFLQVIGPQTHLMAVCQPTVACLAATAIMSEDKSPYAPASLILMAGPVDVSQSPTKVNELATSKPISWFEEKLIGVIPRQFNGTGRKVYPGFLQLMAFMSMNPERHADSFKKLYEYRINGETEKADVIHDFYEEYFAIMDLSGPFYLETIQKVFMDRDLAVGKLTYQGRLVNPKLIKKTFLLTVEGERDDICGIGQTLAAQDLCSGLPGYMKSHHLQAGVGHYGVFNGKRWDTQIYPVVRNHIQSAL
- a CDS encoding cupin domain-containing protein codes for the protein MNAPEKLKSDTHFSHIKPADTQFLPGGLRDFFLYRDLGVAKATNGKVIAHLVKANKPPVDGTGWHYHVADFQIVIMNKGWAKFMYEDKVTLVEAGDVVHQMPGITHYLFDYSPDMEYLEIVGPADFGSVPVSVGPAEVPGVTPWK
- a CDS encoding transglutaminase family protein translates to MSIHAALHHVTEYDYDRLVELGPQVVRLRPAPHCRSHILSYSLKIEPEGHFVNWQQDPYANYQARLVFPEKTKKFKVTVDLVTEMAVYNPFDFFLEPDAENYPFTYNSELKKELRPYLGRMRNATLNKYFKGVDRSERRTIDFLVALNQKVHQDINYTIRMEPGVQTPDETLDLASGSCRDSAWLMVNLLRLSGLAARFVSGYLIQLKPDVKALDGPSGTEVDFTDLHAWCEVYLPGAGWIGLDPTSGLFAGEGHIPVACTPEPSGAAPIEGGVDPCEVEFKHTMEVTRIYESPRVTKPYTEDQWQAIVDLGYKVDKQLEAGDVRLTMGGEPTFVSVNGRDEREWNLDALGPTKRGYATELVERLRKEYGDGGFLHFGQGKWYPGEQLPRWALSIYWRADGHPIWKNPKLFADERDPIMYTSKDAEKFVHTLSKNLGLSDQFIEPAYEDVFYYLWRESKLPVNVDPFKSNLDDEMERTRLKRVFTQKLDSVIGYVLPIEADKGQSYFDTTWKTGAWLYREDRLYLLPGDSPMGYRLPLDSLPWTNKADYPYMIEQDPFAPRPPLQAVAPVVHQQPGVTRAGTSKNPGVGKTIWSQSQEVRHPQRQESAAWITRTALCVETRDPMRSNGPDAENKHGGKNGALYVFMPPLARIEDYLNLLEAIEATAEELQFQIVIEGYPPPRDPRLKLLQVTPDPGVIEVNIHPAHNWDELVSHTEFLYQAAFESRLSAEKFMTDGRHTGTGGGNHFVMGGATPIDSPFLRKPELLASLILYWHNHPSLSYLFSGMFIGPTSQAPRVDEARNDQLYELEIALKEIQENRKKYGQSMPPWLVDRTLRNILIDVTGNTHRSEFCIDKMYSPDSQTGRLGLLELRAFEMPPHAHMSIVQQLLIRALIARFWDEPYVAPATRWGTELHDRCLLPTFIKMDFDDVIEEMQMHGYDFKPEWFAPHLEFRFPLIGKIQTMGTEITLRNGLEPWHVMGEENSAGGTARYVDSSIERIEVRVTGLNQSRYTVTCNGEALPLQPTGVAGEYVAGVRYKAWNPPSSLHPSIGVHVPLTFDVIDTWMKRSVGGCQYHVAHPGGLNYDTFPVNAYEAESRRLSRFFRMGHTPGKVEGVQANIDLPASREFPFTLDMRR